One window from the genome of Crassostrea angulata isolate pt1a10 chromosome 2, ASM2561291v2, whole genome shotgun sequence encodes:
- the LOC128174935 gene encoding uncharacterized protein LOC128174935, with protein MPGDGPKQYPCVSCGKRPKAHQRRFIKGPSNQLFRQHLGLAICEDNDVTCTNCYSKFHKSIHKNHFEKSIETDDDTIKDQDYEPPAKSSKSDTKSVKSPNVIHLPILSSGKSHSACVICKKRNSRLLTLTTERRHHIFVLTGHLLLSGARCCNSHLMPDCSLKDDAIKCLESMSLSSRSVHSTTFFNKTDICSLISTIRAAAIRNQKNRLDFDTSCGLSDTDYMNLTGISRADFDDVVSHVQSIRATKNRSIRTCIALLLVKLRTGLSNRMLSTLFNIEKCGVRRAITSARRELTETFTPKYVGFGHISREQIIQDHTRPLAQELFGNGMHNPAILVVDGTYVFIQKSNNFKFQRRSYSQHKNRPLVKPMVIVSTTGYIVSVLGPYFADHKNNDASILKHNFQTNMENIKDWLQQDDVLIVDRGFRDSISFLESLSIQAQMPAFLPKGQKQHTADEANSSRLVTKIRWIVESVNGRLKQWKFLQNVVPNTQIPYIREYVCLIAALCNKYRDPLNTGNPESDQILAAKMKYLASQTNKLQERVESEELHRRIKAWTPMNATDTLDFPLLSEEELLNLTVGVYQLKLAKSYTAEHKNDDGDYNIMVNNDIPDVLRVRIQSRHISSKQYFLWIEHSLGAITGWYCQCRAGARVVGVCAHVASVLWYLGHERHTHSARSTQDWSQFLEDASVIPEVMDSSESDQSGTEE; from the exons ATGCCTGGCGACGGTCCTAAACAGTATCCCTGTGTTTCTTGTGGTAAGCGACCTAAAGCCCACCAACGACGCTTTATAAAAGGACCATCAAACCAACTCTTTCGTCAACATTTAGGCCTAGCAATCTGTGAAGACaatgatgttacatgtacaaactgTTATTCAAAATTCCACAAGTCAATACATAAGAACCATTTTGAGAAATCTATAGAAACAGATGATGACACTATCAAAGATCAAGATTATGAACCACCAGCAAAGTCCTCTAAATCAGATACTAAATCAGTCAAAAGTCCTAATGTAATACATTTACCCATATTATCTTCTGGAAAGAGCCACTCAGCTTGTGTGATCTGCAAGAAGAGAAATTCAAGATTGCTTACATTGACCACAGAGAGAAGACACCACATCTTTGTATTGACAGGGCACCTGTTATTATCTGGTGCAAGGTGCTGCAACTCTCATTTGATGCCAGATTGTTCTCTCAAAGATGATGCCATTAAATGTCTGGAGAGTATGTCCCTGAGCTCTAGGTCAGTACATTCCACTACCTTTTTCAACAAAACTgatatttgttcattaatatCAACTATAAGAGCAGCTGCAATCAGAAATCAGAAAAACAGGTTAGACTTTGACACCAGTTGTGGACTTTCAGACACAGATTATATGAATTTGACTGGAATTTCAAGGGCAGATTTTGATGATGTAGTCTCGCATGTGCAGTCAATAAGAGCTACCAAGAATCGCAGCATAAGGACCTGCATTGCCCTTCTATTGGTGAAGTTGAGAACCGGCCTTTCCAATAGAATGCTATCAACACTATTCAACATTGAAAAGTGCGGTGTCAGAAGGGCAATAACATCAGCCAGGAGAGAACTGACAGAGACATTTACACCAAAGTATGTGGGGTTTGGCCATATTTCAAGAGAACAGATTATCCAGGACCATACCAGACCTCTTGCCCAGGAGTTATTTGGTAATGGAATGCACAATCCAGCTATATTAGTGGTAGACGGAACTTATGTTTTCATCCAAAAGAGCAACAACTTCAAGTTCCAACGTAGATCCTACAGCCAACACAAAAACAGACCCCTAGTCAAACCAATGGTCATAGTGTCAACAACAGGCTACATTGTTTCAGTCCTTGGACCTTATTTTGCTGACCACAAGAATAATGATGCTAGCATCCTGAAACATAATTTCCAGACAAACATGGAGAATATAAAAGACTGGCTACAGCAGGATGATGTTCTTATTGTGGATCGTGGGTTTAGGGACTCGATTAGTTTCTTGGAGAGTTTGAGCATTCAGGCTCAGATGCCGGCATTTCTTCCAAAAGGACAAAAACAACACACAGCTGATGAG gCAAACTCTTCTAGACTTGTTACCAAAATCCGCTGGATTGTGGAGTCTGTTAATGGGCGTCTGAAACAGTGGAAATTTCTGCAGAATGTGGTTCCCAATACTCAGATACCATACATTCGGGAGTATGTGTGTTTGATAGCTGCACTGTGCAACAAATACAGAGATCCATTAAATACAGGAAATCCAGAGAGTGACCAAATCTTGGCAGCTAAAATGaag TATTTAGCATCACAGACAAACAAACTTCAAGAGCGGGTTGAATCTGAAGAGTTGCATCGAAGGATAAAAGCATGGACCCCAATGAATGCCACTGATACATTGGATTTTCCTCTCCTCTCTGAAGAAGAGCTCCTTAATCTGACTGTCGGGGTGTACCAGCTGAAGCTTGCCAAGAGTTACACTGCAGAACACAAGAATGATGATGGTGATTACAACATCATGGTAAACAATGACATTCCTGATGTTTTGCGTGTACGAATACAAAGTCGTCATATCTCCAGCAAACAGTATTTCCTATGGATTGAACATTCCTTAGGAGCCATTACTGGGTGGTACTGCCAATGCCGTGCTGGTGCAAGGGTTGTTGGGGTGTGTGCCCATGTGGCTTCTGTTCTATGGTACCTGGGACATGAACGGCACACACACTCTGCAAGGTCCACTCAAGACTGGTCCCAGTTCCTTGAGGATGCCTCAGTCATTCCAGAAGTCATGGATAGTTCCGAAAGTGATCAGAGTGGAACAGAAGAGTGA